From a region of the Vanrija pseudolonga chromosome 2, complete sequence genome:
- the CSN1b gene encoding COP9 signalosome complex subunit 1b, which translates to MAEVSETSADVPKISIEVLDQLDPATFNWDAFASTYKGRALITRYLAIPNLVFTATSPSPRALELARAAALRAIALLKAETWDAESYLRAVRQVDASAHPERADAVDAPSTDEPMDIDSAYGKKGESEGRPDGAWVEKVRSAAEADKAKLEVELSGYLSNLIKESIRLTYLSLAHLALKTGSFPTAQKTFQHIREYSSGPAHHVELGLGIIEAALAFNESGPLAGNVTKVEASLDRLHPPVTGSSQQASATMTTMQVAQNREIQARSQAVRRAVGVKIRVAKAVLALSHNDYARAARELGEVNEEGGLQEWEGQAISTADTALVSAICALATGSREHLRRVLLDRASFHSAVDDSQGWVLDLVRAFVDARYGEAIVILRKAEPYLLLNPLLAPHTARLVSLIRTRAIKQYITPFSSVRISAMAQAFGSSEDEILAEVASLAEAGDLKVKIDLIDRILTIKDKDARADAFRSALGVGAKANAVTQASTLRMRLIEAGIVVDPAPRDLDEGDGPRVPGWDFGSSGGGGAGGGGAGRSTRSRLTGFGQALGSLARKAKA; encoded by the exons ATGGCAGAGGTGTCAGAGacgagcgccgacgtgccAAAGATCTCAatcgaggtcctcgaccagctcgacccaGCAACCTTCAACTGGGATGCCTTTGCCAGCACATACAAGG GCCGCGCCCTCATAACGCGCTACCTCGCGATCCCGAACCTCGTCTTCACTGCCACCTCTCCGTCCCCACGCGCACTGGAGCTCGCACGTGCTGCCGCTCTGCGCGCCATCGCgctgctcaaggccgagacgTGGGACGCAGAGTCGTACCTCCGCGCTGTGCGCCAGgtcgacgcctcggcgcaCCCCGAGCGTgcggacgccgtcgacgcgccgtctACCGACGAGCCGATGGACATTGACTCGGCGTacggcaagaagggcgagagcgaggggcGCCCAGACGGCGCGTGGGTCGAAAAGGTccgctcggccgccgaggccgacaaggccaagctcgaggtggAGCTCAGCGGGTATCTCAGCAACCTCATCAAAGAGAGTATCAGG CTCACGTACCTCTCCCTTGCGCACCTTGCCCTCAAGACGGGCTCCTTCCCCACGGCGCAGAAGACGTTCCAGCACATCCGAGAGTACTCGAGCGGCCCGGCGCACCACGTCGAGCTGGGTCTGGGCATCATCGAG GCCGCTCTCGCGTTCAACGAGTCCGGGCCTCTGGCAGGCAACGTTACCAAGGTCGAGGCCTCGCTCGaccgcctccacccacccGTGACCGGCAGCTCGCAGCAGGCAAGCGCGAccatgacgacgatgcaGGTGGCGCAGAACCGCGAGATCCAGGCGCGCAGCCAGGctgtgcgccgcgccgtcggcgtcaagaTCCGTGTCGCCAAGGCtgtcctcgcgctcagccACAACGACTATGCCCGTGCTGCTAGAGAGCTGGGTGAGGTGAATGAGGAAGGCGGGCTCCAGGAGTGGGAGGGCCAGGCCATCTCGACGGCCGACACTGCCCTGGTCTCGGCCATCTGTGCCCTGGCGACTGGCTCGCGCGAGCACCTCCGCCGCGTGCTTCTCGACCGTGCAAGCTTCCACTCTGCGGTCGACGACTCGCAGGGCTGGGTGCTGGACCTGGTCCGCGCgttcgtcgacgcgcgctACGGCGAGGCGATTGTCATCTTGCGCAAGGCTGAG ccgTACCTTCTCCTCaaccccctcctcgccccccaCACGGCCCGCCTCGTGTCACTCATCCGCACGCGCGCAATCAAGCAGTACATCACGCCGTTCTCCTCGGTGCGCATTAGCGCCATGGCGCAGGCGTTCgggtcgagcgaggacgaaattctcgccgaggtggcctCCCTGGCCGAAGCAGGCGACCTCAAGGTCAAAatcgacctcatcgaccGCATCCTCACaatcaaggacaaggacgcgcgcgccgacgcgttcCGCAgtgctctcggcgtcggcgccaaggccaacgccGTGACCCAGGCATCGACCCTACGCATGCGTCTTATCGAGGCTGGCATTGTTGTtgaccccgccccgcgcgacttggacgagggcgacgggcCCCGCGTTCCTGGCTGGGACTTTGGCAgcagcggtggcggtggggcaggtggtggtggtgccgggcGGTCGACACGGAGCCGCCTTACCGGGTTCGGGCAGGCACTGGGCAGCCtggcgcgcaaggccaaggcttAG
- the ipp1 gene encoding Inorganic pyrophosphatase — MSFSALRRLSTTVSHLNPIKMATAEYTTRSVGPANTLEHRVYLEKDGKVISPFHDIPLYADDSQTILNFVVEVPRWTNAKMEISKEEAFNPIKQDTKKGKLRYVRNCFPHHGYIWNYGAFPQTWEDPNQKHPETAANGDNDPLDVCEIGEAVGYVGQVKQVKVLGIMALLDEGETDWKVIVVDVNDPLAARLNDIEDVERHLPGLVRATNEWFRIYKIPDGKPENVFAFSGEAKPKKYAQEIILETHEAWKKLVKGESPAGDISLANTTLSGSAGLVGVQDAKYAAIPPNAPQPPAPIDPSVSKSFFISSGSA; from the exons ATGTCTTTTTCCGCCCTTCGTCGTCTATCCACAACCGTCTCACACCTAAACCCGATTAAAATGGCCACGGCAGAGTACACCACCCGCTCGGTTGGCCCCGCCAACACGCTCGAGCACCGCGTCTACCTCGAgaaggacggcaaggtcatCTCGCCTTTCCA CGACATCCCCCTCTACGCCGATGACTCGCAGACCATCCTCAacttcgtcgtcgaggtcccCCGCTGGACCAACGCCAAGATGGAGATctccaaggaggaggcctTCAACCCCATCAAGCAGG ACAccaagaagggcaagctcCGCTACGTCCGCAACTGCTTCCCCCACCACGGCTACATCTGGAACTACGGTGCCTTCCCCCAGACCTGGGAGGACCCCAACCAGAAGCACCCCGAGACGGCTGCCAACGGTGACAACGACCCGCTCGACGTCTGCGAGATCGGTGAGGCTGTCGGCTACGTCGGCCAGGTCAAGCAGGTCAAGGTCCTCGGCATCATGGCTCTCcttgacgagggcgagaccGACTGGAAGGTGATCGTCGTTGACGTCAACGACCCCCTTGCCGCCCGCCTCAACGACATTGAGGACGTTGAGCGCCACCTCCCCGGCCTTGTCCGTGCCACCAACGAGTGGTTCCGCATCTACAAGATCCCTGACGGCAAGCCCGAGAACGTCTTCGCCTTCTCcggcgaggccaagcccaagaagtA CGCTCAGGAGATCATCCTCGAGACCCACGAGGCCTGGAAGAAGCTCGTCAAGGGCGAGTCCCCCGCCGGCGACATCTCGCTTGCCAACACCACCCTCTCCGGCTCGGCTGGCCTCGTTGGTGTCCAGGACGCCAAGTACGCCGCCATCCCCCCC